In the genome of Limnobaculum zhutongyuii, one region contains:
- a CDS encoding DUF484 domain-containing protein, translating into MSQRKKKGSTSEIQPVSLTDDMVSQYLLNNPDFFIRNARQIEQMRVPHPVRDSISLVEWQMGRQRNHIEQLEEEITLLMEQATTNEILFTRLINLQCQLVQADSLQDLLDRLRQWARSLGLVDATIRLFNEKWHLGAPSDFTHLSLPRQSFEPMRIQRLGNRNQYLGPLNSPEILLLMPEAKMVGSVALSLLGKRGDLGMVIFTSRDPQHYQQGMGTLILDQLSLILPGLLSRWIEPV; encoded by the coding sequence ATGAGCCAACGTAAAAAAAAGGGATCAACTTCGGAGATTCAACCAGTCAGCCTGACCGATGACATGGTTAGTCAGTATCTGCTGAATAATCCTGATTTTTTTATTCGTAATGCTCGACAAATTGAACAAATGCGGGTTCCTCACCCGGTGAGAGACAGTATCTCATTAGTTGAATGGCAAATGGGCCGCCAGCGTAATCATATTGAGCAGTTAGAAGAAGAGATTACGTTACTGATGGAGCAGGCAACCACCAATGAGATTCTGTTTACCCGGCTGATTAACCTGCAATGCCAGTTGGTACAGGCGGATAGCCTGCAAGATCTATTAGACCGCTTACGGCAATGGGCTCGTTCTCTGGGGCTGGTTGACGCCACCATTCGCCTGTTTAATGAGAAATGGCATCTGGGCGCGCCTTCAGATTTCACACATCTCTCCCTGCCGCGTCAGTCATTCGAACCAATGCGTATTCAGCGACTGGGCAACCGTAATCAATATTTAGGTCCACTGAATAGTCCGGAAATTTTGTTATTAATGCCTGAGGCTAAAATGGTTGGGTCTGTTGCGTTATCCCTGTTAGGAAAAAGAGGTGATTTAGGTATGGTGATATTTACCAGCCGTGACCCTCAGCATTATCAGCAGGGGATGGGCACATTGATACTCGATCAACTCAGCCTGATTCTGCCCGGATTGCTATCCCGATGGATAGAGCCGGTATGA
- the yigB gene encoding 5-amino-6-(5-phospho-D-ribitylamino)uracil phosphatase YigB gives MHFYRPLGPVKALTFDLDDTLYDNRPVIERTEREVVSFMQQQFPQVANLSREGFNRIRHQLLEQEPDIYHDVSEWRRRAFETTLQVHGYSDNDARQGAELTMEHFSYWRSRIDVPQSTHTTLSLLATHYPLVAVTNGNANPHMFGLSDYFKLVLRAGPDGRAKPFGDMYLNAAQQLKLAPETILHVGDDLITDVAGAIRHGLQACWINDRERNIMHEPTGCLLPHIEISRLESLCRLI, from the coding sequence ATGCATTTTTATCGACCGCTGGGGCCTGTCAAAGCACTGACCTTCGATCTTGATGATACGCTGTATGATAATCGCCCGGTTATTGAGCGTACTGAACGTGAAGTGGTTAGCTTTATGCAACAACAGTTTCCTCAGGTTGCTAACTTAAGCCGTGAGGGATTTAATCGAATCCGTCACCAACTGTTGGAGCAGGAGCCTGATATCTATCACGATGTCAGCGAATGGCGTCGTCGGGCGTTTGAGACCACCTTGCAGGTTCATGGCTACAGCGATAATGATGCCCGACAAGGGGCCGAACTCACCATGGAGCATTTCAGCTACTGGCGTAGCCGTATTGATGTGCCGCAATCTACTCACACCACATTGAGCCTGTTGGCGACACACTATCCACTGGTGGCCGTCACCAACGGTAATGCTAATCCGCACATGTTCGGTCTGAGTGACTATTTTAAACTGGTGTTACGTGCCGGGCCGGATGGTCGGGCGAAGCCGTTTGGCGATATGTATTTGAATGCCGCCCAACAGCTTAAACTGGCGCCAGAAACTATTCTGCATGTTGGCGATGATCTGATTACTGATGTTGCCGGAGCAATACGCCATGGCCTTCAGGCATGCTGGATTAACGATCGTGAAAGAAACATTATGCATGAACCAACCGGCTGTTTATTACCCCATATTGAAATTTCCCGGTTGGAATCATTGTGTCGATTGATATAA
- the dapF gene encoding diaminopimelate epimerase: MQFSKMHGLGNDFMVVDAVTQNVYFSPELIRRLADRHYGVGFDQLLVVEAPYDPDLDFHYRIFNADGSEVAQCGNGARCFARFVRLKGLTNKRDIRVSTQNGRMTLSVSEDDLVTVNMGEPDFDPSHVPFRAAKMEKTYIFRAAEHTVLCGVVSMGNPHCVLQVDNVETANVEELGPLLESHERFPERANIGFMQVINRGSIRLRVYERGAGETQACGSGACAAVAVGIMQGVLDDNVKVELPGGSLQISWKGPGHPLYMVGPASHVYDGFIHL, from the coding sequence ATGCAATTCTCTAAAATGCATGGCTTGGGCAATGATTTTATGGTTGTCGATGCGGTGACACAGAACGTCTATTTTTCACCGGAGCTGATTCGCCGTCTGGCCGATCGCCACTATGGTGTCGGCTTTGACCAGCTCTTGGTGGTTGAGGCACCCTACGATCCTGATTTAGATTTTCATTACCGGATATTTAATGCTGATGGCAGTGAAGTTGCACAATGCGGTAATGGTGCCCGCTGTTTTGCTCGTTTTGTTCGTCTGAAAGGATTGACCAATAAGCGGGATATTCGGGTCAGTACACAAAATGGTCGTATGACGCTCTCTGTCAGTGAAGACGATCTGGTTACCGTTAACATGGGTGAACCCGATTTTGATCCCTCACATGTGCCTTTCCGTGCGGCTAAAATGGAGAAAACCTACATTTTTCGTGCAGCTGAACATACGGTGCTGTGCGGTGTAGTGTCGATGGGTAACCCACACTGTGTTTTACAGGTAGATAATGTAGAAACCGCGAATGTGGAAGAGCTGGGGCCGCTGTTAGAAAGTCATGAACGCTTTCCTGAGAGAGCCAATATTGGCTTTATGCAGGTCATCAATCGCGGAAGCATTCGTCTGAGAGTTTATGAGCGCGGAGCAGGTGAAACTCAAGCCTGTGGTAGCGGTGCTTGTGCTGCTGTTGCCGTGGGTATTATGCAGGGCGTGCTGGATGATAATGTGAAAGTTGAACTTCCCGGAGGCAGTTTACAAATAAGCTGGAAAGGTCCGGGACATCCACTGTACATGGTAGGGCCTGCCTCACATGTTTATGATGGGTTTATTCACTTATGA
- the xerC gene encoding tyrosine recombinase XerC, whose translation MTEHHYDLNCPSLQNPVDSFLRYLRVERQLSPYTLKSYQRQLAALIALLVDIGLMDWTKLDAAGVRMLVTRSKRSGLESASLALRLSALRSFLDWMIGQGQITANPAKGISTPRKGRHLPKNMDVDEVNHLLDIDLNDPLAVRDRTMLELMYGAGLRLSELVGLDCRQVNLDSGEIRVVGKGSKERKLPIGRMAVTWLNRWLPMREFYAPDDDALFVSKHGNRISARNVEKRFAEWGVKQGVNSHVHPHKLRHSFATHMLESSGDLRAVQELLGHANLSTTQIYTHLDFQHLSSVYDAAHPRAKRGKS comes from the coding sequence ATGACAGAACACCACTACGACCTGAACTGCCCATCCTTACAGAATCCCGTTGATAGTTTTCTGCGTTACCTGCGGGTTGAACGTCAACTCAGTCCTTATACTCTGAAAAGCTATCAGCGGCAGCTGGCAGCGCTTATTGCTTTGCTGGTTGATATTGGACTAATGGACTGGACTAAACTGGATGCCGCTGGCGTAAGAATGCTGGTCACGCGTAGCAAACGTTCCGGTCTGGAATCAGCCAGTCTGGCACTTAGGCTCTCTGCTCTGCGCAGTTTTCTGGACTGGATGATTGGTCAGGGACAAATCACGGCTAATCCGGCAAAAGGGATCTCAACACCGCGTAAGGGTCGCCACCTACCGAAAAACATGGATGTGGATGAAGTGAATCATCTGCTGGATATCGATTTAAACGATCCTCTGGCGGTCAGAGATCGCACCATGTTGGAGTTAATGTATGGCGCGGGTTTGCGTTTGTCTGAATTGGTTGGTTTGGATTGCCGCCAGGTGAATCTGGACTCGGGTGAAATCCGGGTGGTAGGAAAAGGCAGTAAAGAACGTAAATTGCCTATCGGCAGAATGGCGGTAACCTGGTTGAATCGCTGGTTACCCATGCGTGAGTTTTATGCACCAGATGATGATGCGCTGTTTGTCTCAAAACATGGCAACCGAATTTCAGCCCGCAATGTGGAGAAGCGTTTCGCCGAGTGGGGGGTTAAGCAGGGGGTAAACAGCCATGTGCATCCCCATAAACTGCGGCACTCTTTTGCTACCCATATGTTAGAGTCCAGCGGAGACCTGCGGGCCGTGCAAGAGCTGCTGGGACATGCTAACCTCTCCACAACCCAAATCTATACCCATTTGGATTTTCAGCATTTGAGCTCGGTGTACGATGCTGCTCATCCACGCGCCAAGAGAGGGAAATCCTGA
- the uvrD gene encoding DNA helicase II, with the protein MDVSYLLENLNDKQREAIAAPRTNMLVLAGAGSGKTRVLVHRIAWLLSVEHCSPYSIMAVTFTNKAAAEMRHRIEQLIGTSQGGMWIGTFHGLAHRLLRAHHLEANLPQDFQILDSEDQLRLLKRIIRAMNLDEKQWVPRQAMWYINNKKDDGLRPQHIDTYGNVTEGTWLRIYQAYQEACDRAGLVDFAEILLRAHELWLHKPQILNHYRERFTNILVDEFQDTNRIQYAWIRMLAGDSAKVMIVGDDDQSIYGWRGAQVENIQRFLDDFPGAQTVRLEQNYRSTSNILKAANALIANNDGRLGKELWTDGEQGEPISLYCAFNELDEARFVVSRIKAFQDSGGALTDCAILYRSNAQSRVLEEALIQASMPYRIYGGMRFFERQEIKDSLAYLRLIANQNDDAAFERVVNTPTRGIGDRSLDVIRHAARDRQVTLWQASIALLQEKVLAGRAAGAIQRFIELIEALGRETSELPLHVQTDRVIRDSGLRQMYEQEKGEKGQARVENLEELVTATRQFSFQDEDMDLTPLQAFLSHAALEAGEGQADAYQDAVQLMTLHSAKGLEFLQVFIVGMEEGMFPSQMSLDEGGRLEEERRLAYVGVTRAMQKLTLTYAETRRLYGKEVYHRPSRFVGELPEDCIEEVRLRASVSRPVSHSRMGTPISQNDSGYKLGQRVRHPKFGEGTIINLEGSGEHARLQIAFQGEGIKWLVASYARLDIL; encoded by the coding sequence ATGGACGTTTCCTACCTGCTAGAAAACTTAAATGATAAACAGCGCGAAGCTATCGCCGCTCCCCGTACCAATATGTTGGTGCTTGCCGGAGCAGGTAGTGGGAAAACTCGTGTATTAGTGCATCGTATTGCCTGGTTGCTGTCTGTTGAGCATTGTTCTCCTTATTCCATCATGGCGGTAACCTTTACCAATAAAGCCGCCGCAGAGATGCGCCATCGTATCGAACAGCTGATAGGGACTAGTCAGGGTGGCATGTGGATTGGAACCTTCCACGGTCTCGCACATCGCCTTTTACGGGCACATCATCTTGAGGCTAATTTGCCGCAGGATTTCCAGATTCTGGATAGCGAAGATCAACTGCGATTATTAAAGCGAATTATCCGGGCGATGAATCTGGATGAGAAGCAGTGGGTCCCACGTCAGGCCATGTGGTACATCAATAATAAAAAAGATGATGGTTTGCGCCCACAGCATATTGATACTTATGGCAATGTAACGGAAGGAACCTGGCTGCGTATTTATCAGGCGTATCAGGAAGCCTGCGATCGGGCCGGCCTGGTAGATTTTGCCGAGATTCTGTTACGTGCTCATGAACTATGGCTGCACAAGCCTCAAATCCTGAATCATTATCGTGAGCGTTTCACTAATATTCTGGTGGACGAATTTCAGGATACCAACCGTATTCAATACGCATGGATACGTATGTTGGCGGGTGACAGCGCTAAAGTGATGATTGTTGGTGACGACGATCAGTCGATTTATGGCTGGCGTGGTGCACAGGTAGAGAATATTCAACGCTTTCTGGATGATTTTCCGGGGGCGCAAACCGTTCGTCTGGAACAAAACTATCGTTCAACCAGCAATATACTGAAAGCGGCTAACGCCCTGATTGCCAATAATGATGGTCGCTTGGGTAAAGAGCTGTGGACTGATGGCGAACAAGGCGAACCGATCTCCCTTTACTGTGCATTTAATGAACTGGATGAAGCGCGTTTTGTGGTCAGCCGTATTAAAGCATTTCAGGACAGCGGCGGTGCTTTAACTGATTGTGCCATCCTGTATCGTAGTAACGCCCAATCGCGGGTGTTGGAAGAGGCGCTAATACAGGCATCGATGCCCTATCGGATATACGGCGGCATGCGATTCTTTGAACGTCAGGAAATTAAAGACTCTCTGGCTTATCTGCGGTTAATCGCTAATCAAAATGATGATGCTGCATTTGAGCGGGTGGTAAACACCCCAACGCGCGGCATTGGCGATCGTTCGCTGGATGTTATCCGTCATGCCGCCCGTGACCGTCAGGTTACGCTATGGCAGGCATCTATTGCTTTACTACAGGAAAAGGTACTGGCCGGTCGGGCTGCCGGAGCCATTCAGCGTTTTATTGAATTAATTGAAGCCTTGGGCCGCGAAACCAGCGAATTGCCTCTGCATGTACAAACCGATCGAGTTATCCGCGATTCGGGCCTGCGTCAGATGTATGAGCAGGAAAAAGGCGAAAAGGGCCAGGCTCGTGTAGAAAACCTGGAAGAACTGGTGACGGCAACTCGCCAGTTCAGCTTTCAGGATGAAGATATGGATTTGACGCCGCTACAGGCATTTTTGTCCCATGCTGCGCTGGAAGCGGGAGAAGGACAGGCAGATGCCTATCAGGATGCGGTACAGTTAATGACTCTGCACTCAGCTAAAGGTCTGGAGTTCCTTCAGGTCTTTATCGTCGGTATGGAAGAGGGAATGTTCCCCAGCCAAATGTCGTTGGATGAAGGTGGCAGGCTGGAGGAAGAACGCCGTCTGGCCTATGTTGGTGTCACGCGCGCCATGCAGAAGCTAACCCTGACCTATGCAGAAACCCGCCGTTTATATGGTAAAGAGGTTTATCACCGCCCATCCCGTTTTGTGGGTGAGCTGCCGGAAGATTGTATTGAAGAGGTTCGCCTGCGAGCCAGCGTATCGCGTCCGGTAAGCCACAGCCGAATGGGTACACCAATAAGTCAGAATGATAGCGGTTATAAGCTGGGCCAACGGGTTCGTCATCCTAAGTTTGGTGAAGGCACTATCATCAACCTTGAGGGCAGTGGTGAACATGCCCGACTGCAAATTGCATTTCAGGGCGAAGGTATTAAGTGGCTGGTGGCCTCTTATGCCAGGTTAGACATTCTGTAG